A section of the Streptomyces xinghaiensis S187 genome encodes:
- a CDS encoding lytic transglycosylase domain-containing protein: MAAHIGRRLRRGAASTAIAAVAMAALTASQAPGTLPFKDPDVPAGAPSDDHPIDGGSPYHTELPPLQTPDKPGASIDLPGAGDPDSGIPATVLAAYKRAEASLADTNPGCNLPWELLAAIGKVESGQARGGAVDAEGTTLKPILGPQLNGNGFANISDTDGGTYDNDTVHDRAVGPMQFIPGTWMRWGADGNGDGAKDPNNIYDAALAAGRYLCAGNRDLSEPADLEAAILGYNRSREYLRTVLSWLEFYRKGTHEVPDGTGVLPRTPGAGASDSGGTGGSGGGGGSQKDDSGRGDGKDNGSENEQKDPGKGSDGKDGETGTPTRPGSPTATAGGTISPGGSPSSSASSSPSASPSESEPEDEESTPPAECPTESASPSPSESSGSAGPAPTPSGSGSPSASPSGEPGDDPCADEDAGEQKTPEPEPSSSTGSVLGAALARLTSF, encoded by the coding sequence ATGGCAGCGCACATCGGCCGACGGCTTCGCAGAGGAGCGGCCTCGACAGCCATCGCGGCAGTGGCGATGGCGGCGCTGACCGCCTCCCAGGCCCCGGGAACCCTGCCGTTCAAGGACCCCGACGTGCCCGCCGGTGCGCCTTCCGACGACCACCCCATCGACGGCGGATCGCCGTACCACACGGAACTGCCGCCGCTGCAGACCCCGGACAAGCCCGGCGCCTCCATAGACCTGCCGGGAGCCGGGGACCCGGACTCCGGCATACCGGCCACCGTCCTCGCCGCGTACAAGAGGGCCGAGGCGTCGCTCGCCGACACCAACCCGGGCTGCAACCTTCCCTGGGAACTGCTCGCCGCGATCGGCAAGGTGGAGTCCGGACAGGCCCGTGGCGGAGCCGTGGACGCCGAGGGCACCACCCTCAAGCCCATCCTCGGCCCGCAGCTCAACGGCAACGGCTTCGCCAACATCTCGGACACCGACGGCGGCACGTACGACAACGACACCGTGCACGACCGGGCCGTCGGCCCGATGCAGTTCATCCCGGGGACCTGGATGCGCTGGGGCGCCGACGGCAACGGCGACGGCGCGAAGGACCCCAACAACATCTACGACGCGGCGCTCGCCGCCGGGCGCTACCTCTGCGCCGGCAACCGCGATCTGTCGGAGCCGGCCGATCTCGAGGCCGCCATCCTCGGCTACAACCGCTCGCGGGAGTATCTGCGCACGGTCCTGTCCTGGCTGGAGTTCTACCGCAAGGGCACGCACGAGGTGCCCGACGGCACCGGTGTCCTGCCCCGCACCCCCGGCGCCGGCGCCTCGGACAGCGGCGGAACCGGCGGCTCCGGCGGCGGGGGCGGTTCGCAGAAGGACGACTCCGGTCGCGGTGACGGCAAGGACAACGGCTCGGAGAACGAGCAGAAGGACCCGGGCAAGGGCTCCGACGGCAAGGACGGCGAAACCGGCACGCCGACCCGGCCCGGCTCGCCCACCGCCACCGCCGGCGGAACCATCAGCCCCGGAGGGAGCCCTTCCTCCTCCGCGAGCTCGTCCCCGTCCGCGTCCCCCTCGGAGTCCGAACCGGAGGACGAGGAGAGCACGCCGCCCGCCGAGTGCCCCACCGAGTCGGCCTCCCCCTCACCGAGCGAAAGCTCGGGCTCCGCCGGCCCGGCGCCCACCCCCAGCGGCAGCGGGTCGCCCTCGGCATCGCCCAGCGGCGAGCCCGGCGACGACCCCTGCGCCGACGAGGACGCCGGAGAGCAGAAGACCCCCGAGCCGGAGCCGAGTTCCTCGACCGGTTCGGTCCTCGGCGCCGCGCTGGCCCGGCTGACGTCCTTCTGA
- a CDS encoding DUF4184 family protein, which produces MPFTLSHAAAVLPVIRRTGRARGPLVASALVAGSFAPDLTYFADSVLPGAMAFGEVTHSPLGVLTVDVLLGALLAGCWLVLRDPLVGLVAPAWRGRVYGLVRGRPWRGRPVLPQALWFWVSAALGATTHVVWDAFTHADRWGVRLLPVLGEVTAGFPLYYYAQYGGSALALAGTAAFLVSAVRRAPDVALPVSVPRPGALGRLVVVVLLALCASAGAVHRCLRMNAATGWDYTLVNYTPAAMFGAGAGLAAGLVVYTVTVRTRRWWRPAGEPPRTGAGDGPREAAAVPAGRAEGGTAGGTDRGRPR; this is translated from the coding sequence ATGCCGTTCACACTCAGCCATGCGGCGGCCGTACTGCCGGTGATCCGGCGTACCGGGCGGGCGCGCGGGCCGCTGGTGGCGTCGGCCCTGGTCGCAGGTTCGTTCGCACCGGACCTGACGTACTTCGCGGACTCCGTGCTGCCCGGCGCCATGGCCTTCGGCGAGGTCACCCACTCCCCGCTCGGGGTACTGACCGTGGACGTCCTCCTCGGCGCGCTGCTGGCCGGCTGCTGGCTGGTCCTGCGCGATCCGCTGGTGGGACTGGTCGCGCCGGCCTGGCGGGGGCGGGTGTACGGGCTGGTGCGCGGACGGCCGTGGCGCGGCCGGCCGGTGCTGCCGCAGGCCCTGTGGTTCTGGGTGTCGGCGGCGCTCGGCGCCACCACGCACGTGGTGTGGGACGCGTTCACGCACGCCGACCGCTGGGGTGTGCGGCTGCTGCCGGTGCTCGGCGAGGTGACGGCGGGCTTCCCGCTCTACTACTACGCGCAGTACGGGGGTTCGGCTCTGGCGCTGGCCGGTACGGCGGCGTTCCTGGTGTCGGCGGTACGGCGAGCGCCGGACGTGGCGCTGCCGGTGTCCGTGCCGCGTCCGGGGGCACTCGGGCGGCTGGTGGTCGTGGTGCTGCTCGCGCTGTGCGCCTCGGCGGGTGCGGTGCACCGCTGTCTGCGCATGAACGCCGCCACCGGCTGGGACTACACCCTCGTCAACTACACGCCCGCGGCCATGTTCGGCGCGGGGGCGGGCCTGGCGGCCGGCCTCGTGGTCTACACGGTGACGGTCCGGACGCGCCGGTGGTGGCGGCCGGCCGGTGAGCCGCCGCGGACGGGAGCCGGGGACGGCCCGCGCGAGGCCGCCGCCGTGCCGGCCGGCAGGGCCGAGGGCGGGACGGCCGGGGGGACGGACCGCGGACGCCCGCGCTGA